In the genome of Myripristis murdjan chromosome 21, fMyrMur1.1, whole genome shotgun sequence, the window CGCGGAAATGAGGGTAAAACAAAATTGCTAGGATACTTTTCAGCCTTGCACATGTCAATGGCAGTGGCAGTGGCAATGTATAATTAAaaagtttggtgtgtttgtcacCTCTGCAAATGGTAAATTGAGGTTTACATTCTGATTATAACCTCTGGTGATGCAGCTGTTTTACagctatatagatatatatatatataaaattttcACAGCATCAAGTCATGATGAACAGGCATAGCACACACCTTAGGACAGTTTTATACTTCTGTACCAAACTACACAGTGAATGTGACTGTTGCTCCTCAGAGACCAGAAAAAGTGAGACGGTGAACTCAGAGGCTACTTCCATCAGTGTTTCTAGAAAACGTAAGGAAACCTTGGTGCCAAAACGTATTTGGTTGGAAACTTATTGGGTTGAACACATTTTTTGGTCTACTAATAAAAGTCTGAGGCTTATTTGTTTGAGTAATATTTGAAATATGGCTCATCTCAGCCACATTGTGGTCTATTTAACTCGGACTGCCATGTAGGACTGTCtgtagatatttttaaaaaaacatttgttaacATGTTTCGGGCACGATTTGATCACGTAGGCCTCTGGTGTTTGAACATTTTGGCTCAGAACTGTCTTGTGTGTCCTGTACGAAAGGTAAATGGATTTTCTTGTCATAATAATCCATACTTGACCAATGTGGTCAGTAGTGGGCACACAATTGTAAACACAACCGCCTCTGTTTTTATCCGGCCATTGTTTGCATGGAATTAATAAAAAACTTGATACTGTTGTCTAGTACATTGGTGATCTACACACAGACTCTCCAGTACAGAGCTTAAAAGGTACCAGTATACGTCATAAAAAGTTGAAGTTTGTCTTGCAAGGCGTCTTGCAAGGCGGGCTATGCATTGATTCAGGTTGTTTTGGTGTTCTTTTTGCAAGCCTCCACAGGCAGacctttcttttgtcttttctacttCCTGTAGCTGATTGGTCCTGATTTCATCTTATCATCTGTTAGGCCACGGGACAGAGTTcaacttgagttttttttttttttttttttttctcatttgccaCTTCTGGTACCACTGGGAGCAGCAAATTGCTTTTAGGAAGCTTGTGCAAAGaagatgttgaaaatgaaaacaataaaaatgattggTGGCCTCCTCACCAGTCATTttacaaaaactgtttttgtcgCAGCCTTAAAACATGCAGCTTTCACGACATTGATAGGcttgcacaaaaacacagaaaggcTTTAACATGCATGCTGCTGCAATGCGAAGTTTTTTGGACATTAGGCTTCTGTCGTAATCATTTATAGAGTTTACTTTTCCACCTTTTCTGCACTGCTTTCATCTAATCGTAAACACACCATGGTGACAGATCAAAGAGGGACATAGGCGAGTTTGCTGGTCTctgttgtgatgttgtgtttacaaTGTCAAGCTGGCTCTCAATAGGCGACTCGTGACCATTTTGTGCCCCCTCCTGGCATGGAGTGGCATAAAAAGAACCACAGTTCTCAAAAAGTATAGGGCTTGTCCcccagggtgtttttttttgttgtttcgtCCAACATATTATAAAGTATACTGCCAACTTTTATTTCTTCACTACCAGAATCAACTACAATGTAACTACAGAGACAGTGAAATGCAGAAGTATAAATTAGGTTTTAGGTACAATGTTGGTTTAGTCATCCCTgtgacctttttgtttttttcacacctctACAGACTCTTCTCTTGCAGAGAGGCAAACAGAGCCAGAGAGCCCTCTCTTAAAACACAAGAAGAACTTCAAGATCTGGTTCAGTCCCCGCAGCCGCAAGGTACGCTGCATGGTGGATAAACCTTCAGAGGTCACCGCACCGGGTAGCAAGACTTGTGGAGAAACGGTCTCAGCACAGCCAGACCCTAATACAGCTCAAAGCAAAGACCTGTCAATCTTCAACTTCCAATTCTCCTCCCAAGACTCAGACTCTACCTGCCTCCAAAGACGCAAagctgacaacaaaaacaaaaagaagactTCCAAAAATGCTGCCAACAGAAAGCCGGCAGTGCATGGAGGTAGGCCAGCAACACGCAGACAGACCAAGCAGAAGGTTAAGGAGAAGAAGCTTGAGGCCATAAACCAGCAGTGGGGCATCAGCAAGGAGGACAAGGTCCATCAGGATGAGGAGCCGGCCTGTGCTGAGGGGACACGGAGGTCCAGTAAAAGGGTGTCCTTCCTGAGCCCTGCTGACACGACGGAGGAGCCGCAGTCTGAAAGGCCAGAGGGAAGCGACGGTGTTGCCAGCCCTACCAGGAGCATCCTTAAGCGGAGCTCGTCTGGAGGCGGCATCACTGGCCCGGAGGATGCAGCCCAACCTGACCAGAACATGTCAGCCAGTCCCTTGCAGAGGAATTCTCTGTCTGCAGATGATCCCAAAGCAAGTGAGGATACTGAAAAACAAGATGAGTTATCTCTTTGTAAGCAATCCCCGAAAAGACTCAGAATGGAGAAGAAATCTACTTCAGAAACTACCCCAAAAAGACCTAGAGCTTCCCTGGTCCGCAGGGCACAGTCACTGGGACAGATGGATCCTACCCTTGGTGAACCTCCCTATTCGGTCACCCCAAAGCGTGGCAAGAGCACCAGAAGCCCCAGAGCGGCACAAAGAGGCAGTCCCTCCTGCTCGCCCTCCGTGGGGAGGAAATCCCCTCGCTCCCCCGGTGCATCTGTTGGCCGGCCTGCCTCGGGGAGCCCCACCTTTATGAAGAGGAACCACAGGGGAGAGACGCCTCTGCACCTAGCTGCTATAAAGGTTGAGAGAGTTTCAGAAAAATTCATTTAATTCAGCAATTTATATCAGTGACACGGTTTGTAGGAAATAGCTTTATCGACTCAGAGTTTGACAGCCACATCAATagtacaataaaaacaatgagaGAGGAGTTTGCCAACCTGAGCTTTTTGTATTCTTAATTATTTGTCAGTTTTCTTTGGCATCGCCTCATGCGTTGCATCCCGCTCAAATCGGCTTGAGTAAATCTTCTCTTGatgtgtgttgttatttttttttctttcacgaTTGAACATATTAGTCTTCAGATGATCAGACAGCCATTCTGCGGCCCAGCGAGAATAAACCGTCTTAAAGTAATCCCTGTAAACATAGCCGTAATCCCTCTCTGGATCCCGGACAAGGTAATCAATGGCCCACTGCTGAGCGTGATTGATAAACAGCGGGGCTCTAGGTGCTCTGGgatcagctgctgtgtttgaagGGTTGTTTACAGGTCTGGAATGCTGACCGCAGTGTTGCTCCTCTCTCTCGGCCCTGCAGGGAGATGTGGAGGCTGCCAAGGCGCTGCTGGACGAAGGGGCTGACCCCAACCTGAAGGATAACGCCGGGTGGACACCTCTGGTAAAGCAGtggacacacacgcagagcTGTTAGACTGACACGCCAGTGCACGCTCGATTCACTTTCAACCgtgtgtgggggaaaaaaaagactcccAAGATCTTGTTTAGACATTAAAAGGTGTCGGTTTGATTCTTAAAcgatgttttattttaatatgaaatggaatcaaaacaaacagcctTTGCATCAAAATTTATGTGAGCAATCGAGCCGAAAAGCAGAGCTAGAAAACGCCATATAATTTTACTCCACATTATGACGATTATAGACTTAGAGGAAAATACATTATGTGAGAAATGAATAAGTCACGCAACTCAAGTCCAGATTTCAAAGTTTCTCGCGGTTTCTTGCCCTCTCTTCTGTTCTTGACACTTTGGGGGTAGTGGGGGTTAATTGCCTAGTTAGTATGCAACCATGGCGGTAGCTCATACTGTTCCTCTGCCTTTGCTCCATCTGTGGAGTTGGGTGCTTTCCACAAATGCAATAACAGCGGTTTAAATTAATGTTATGTTCATAAAGGATGCGGGGTGAGAAATGGTGCAATattattaacatattttttttttctcccttctaaCCCGTCATGAATATTGCCATATAGCTAGATAGACTGAAATGTTTCAACCGGCATTCAGATTCAAGTTTCGGGTTTTACGTTTTTTGGAAGGAAACAATggcaaaatcatttcagtttgatttccCCTGGGTAATCTGATCAGTAAGTAATGATGCACTCCTAACACTTCTGCATGCCATGCACTAATACAAAATGTCCCCCCATGGTTGGACTGCACGAAGCAGGCACACTGGCAGATAAGTGCATGCGTCACTTTTAACACTTGCCCTCTTGGCTTATATACGTGTATTAATGGACTGATTGTCTTTTGGCATGTGTCCATATTAATAAGTTACCAGGGGGCAGAATTTACAGGCGGCGTATTTATAAACTTAAGAGAACATCTTGAGACATGACTAAGGCGTGACTCACCAATGTCACATTatgacagtttttatttatttatttgctcctGTTGAAGTCCCCATGGTGGCCCGTTGGGTTACCGTTAAAtcgtttttcatatttgttgtgATGAGAAGAAAATTGACGGTGTCTGTTATTCCTTAACCGGTTATAGCAAACAAAATTATAAATccgatttacaaaaaaatactaatgcattgattattttttcccccttcacaCTGAATAGAAACCTTTTGCCTGCCAATGACGGTCAAGGACAAAAGAAAGATCAGATTATCCCTGTAGGACTTTCTCAGTACCGCAGAAAGTAGTGCCGTTTTCATCAGtctttttgttaatttgaaTGGATATGAAATGGATAGAAGGCGGGTTTTGAATGCTGGGCGAGTTAATTTGTTTGATATCACCATTGCACACGTTTTAATCCACTTTTCTCGGTGTAGTCTGTAAGGCTTACTTACATATTTCAACAAAGTGAAACCACCTTCAAGTTTTAATATGTttgcaaacaaattaaatattcTTCGCTCTGTCGTTGGGAGGGGTAAGCTCAGGGTGAGCAACATGGCTGATACAGCGGGGGTTAGTTAAAATGCACCGTGTGTGGTCAAGGCAGCCTTGCTACCTGAGCCAGATGTAATTGAGCTTGAGCAGAACAAAAAGTCCCAGCTGTTTTTGCTTCCTGATAACATTGTCAGCTGTCCAGTTCATTTGATATAGGAACACAGCTGTATTTAAATACAGTTTGCAGTGTTTGCGTTGAATTTTAATCTCGTTCCCAAATGAAACGCTCTCACACTGAACTTCAATTACCTTGTTTTCCCTGCAGCATAATCCTCCATGTCAAATTCAGTCCTGGCTCATGTTGCAAACATAAAGTGTGAAAAGGTTGCAAAACACTCCCCTGAGCTGTATCTCACTGGTGTTCATTTTAGAATAGTGGCTCATGATAGCACTTAAGGAGTCTACTCAGCTGTTTCGACTCAAGACAAGTTCAACAAAACTCACGAAACTTTATAGTTTACTTTGAAAATCGGATATTtacataatttgaaaaaatgcCTGGCAATAATTGACAAAAGCTATTTCCATCTATCTAAAAAAGTAACTATGAGAATTCTTGAGTAGTGGATATGTATCGACTGCTGgactttgctgttttcttttagcATGAGGCGTGCAACCTCGGTCATCTGGCGGTCGTGGAGGTGTTGGTGTTGAGAGGAGCGCTCCTGAACACGCCGGG includes:
- the bard1 gene encoding BRCA1-associated RING domain protein 1 isoform X1, whose product is MDEDVVSHTGDWTKTREAVANFRRLLLCSKCSTLMKEPVCLGTCEHMLCRSCAGPRAGDGCAVCQSPAWVKDIQINRQLSNITQLFCSLESLLSPAENSDSSLAERQTEPESPLLKHKKNFKIWFSPRSRKVRCMVDKPSEVTAPGSKTCGETVSAQPDPNTAQSKDLSIFNFQFSSQDSDSTCLQRRKADNKNKKKTSKNAANRKPAVHGGRPATRRQTKQKVKEKKLEAINQQWGISKEDKVHQDEEPACAEGTRRSSKRVSFLSPADTTEEPQSERPEGSDGVASPTRSILKRSSSGGGITGPEDAAQPDQNMSASPLQRNSLSADDPKASEDTEKQDELSLCKQSPKRLRMEKKSTSETTPKRPRASLVRRAQSLGQMDPTLGEPPYSVTPKRGKSTRSPRAAQRGSPSCSPSVGRKSPRSPGASVGRPASGSPTFMKRNHRGETPLHLAAIKGDVEAAKALLDEGADPNLKDNAGWTPLHEACNLGHLAVVEVLVLRGALLNTPGYENDSPLHDAVMNGHVAVAKLLLQHGASQHVLNQFGKRPADYAVSPEMQEIFQEASEGPHPASAPVSPSASLSMVSDGVRSDEQVVFLASKLSESQQQQLAKLGRLLGAKMSEGFSGSVSHLVVPDGPMPTTLSALLSVLAGCWVLRYSWVEACLQARKWIPETEHEAGEGPRRSRINKCSLLPPLLDGCFFFLMGSFKSPPKEGLVELLREGGGQILSRQPKPDSDVTQTLSAAAYHAPPGSDQALCTQYILYDPQGPHKPAVVRRGKVWSAPSTWLIDCIAAFRLLPVPEYQP
- the bard1 gene encoding BRCA1-associated RING domain protein 1 isoform X2, which codes for MDEDVVSHTGDWTKTREAVANFRRLLLCSKCSTLMKEPVCLGTCEHMLCRSCAGPRAGDGCAVCQSPAWVKDIQINRQLSNITQLFCSLESLLSPAENSDSSLAERQTEPESPLLKHKKNFKIWFSPRSRKVRCMVDKPSEVTAPGSKTCGETVSAQPDPNTAQSKDLSIFNFQFSSQDSDSTCLQRRKADNKNKKKTSKNAANRKPAVHGGRPATRRQTKQKVKEKKLEAINQQWGISKEDKVHQDEEPACAEGTRRSSKRVSFLSPADTTEEPQSERPEGSDGVASPTRSILKRSSSGGGITGPEDAAQPDQNMSASPLQRNSLSADDPKASEDTEKQDELSLCKQSPKRLRMEKKSTSETTPKRPRASLVRRAQSLGQMDPTLGEPPYSVTPKRGKSTRSPRAAQRGSPSCSPSVGRKSPRSPGASVGRPASGSPTFMKRNHRGETPLHLAAIKGDVEAAKALLDEGADPNLKDNAGWTPLHEACNLGHLAVVEVLVLRGALLNTPGYENDSPLHDAVMNGHVAVAKLLLQHGASQHVLNQFGKRPADYAVSPEMQEIFQEASEGPHPASAPVSPSASLSMVSDGVRSDEQVVFLASKLSESQQQQLAKLGRLLGAKMSEGFSGSGVEACLQARKWIPETEHEAGEGPRRSRINKCSLLPPLLDGCFFFLMGSFKSPPKEGLVELLREGGGQILSRQPKPDSDVTQTLSAAAYHAPPGSDQALCTQYILYDPQGPHKPAVVRRGKVWSAPSTWLIDCIAAFRLLPVPEYQP